GCTGAAACATCCAACTTCTATTAATTATACGACGTATTTCATATATCCAAGGTGGTCAGCATCCATGATGTACTATCTGTCATGTTATGTTGTATtataaacacataaataatGTAGAGCTACGGCTCTTGctctatataagaataaataaaatggtaTTGGGGTGTTATCCAATccccttctttctttttttttacattacgACTCATCGATCTTCACCCCAGTTTGTTCAAATACTTCATTTTCTGAGGcagattaaatttttattattgttagttaaatttaaaaactaattgataGGGTTAATAAAGAGAGTCGTGAAGCGATATTAAACACACATTAAAAAGTGAACcgtaaatttataaaattattttatttttaattgatgtgaAACTTTTATAATGACATTGAAATTTTCTTATAGTAACGTGTTAGCAACATTGTCTCATTATTTGGGTTGTAAAAATTGATTCTTTGTTCACCTCTTTATGTGTTAGAGAGTGAAGTACAATTATATCttgacaactaaattttgacaatttttttttataatatgaaacgtcatcttttaaatatttttagaatattataaaaaaaataaaaaaataatttaaaagataatatcttataaaaaaaagttgtcaaaaatattattttcctataaaattataGTACGGAACTAGTTAATGGAAAAGGAGTTGCAGTTGTGCAACGGTtactagaaaaagaaaataaatagaaactATTCTCAGAATGATTGAAAGAAAACATCAGAAAATTTTATCTTGGTTAGTGCTTTACGGAAATTTAAAGGAAGGAGAATAACACTTCAACGAGATTTTAAGAACTAAATGTAAGTTTGAATGAGTATTGCAATATAATAAGTGAATATGTGAATTGAATTAAGTGGCTTAGAGTATGTAATAGATGATCCTTGAATAGTTGATTCAATTCTTATTTGTTTGAATGCTATCTATGCTCTTATGCGTGTGTATGTTTATCTTGTTTGAGTGTTGGTGTGCGTTCATGGCACATCTACGCAATCACACGTTAACATATACGTCTAAAACCTTTTCTAATTTGAGATATTTTCATATTTCCTAACTCAAATATAATAGACAAATTAATTAGTATTTAagctaattaattttttatatataattttattttacagcCATATTTAAATAATCTTAGTTCTTAAACGTGTCCCTAGTAGAACTTGATTTCAAGAACACATAAACAAACCTTTTTATATGCTggttaaattcaatttatacaGTATTTAAATCCAATAACTATTATTGAACACTCCAATATTTCATCATAAACTCTCTTTTTTTCCTgacaagataatatatatatatatatatatatatatatatatatatatatatatataataaagagaatttacttttgatgtttatatttatttttcaattttactcctTAAATACCTTCCTTTTTCAATTTAaccgattttttcaatttaatcacttttttaaaacttaaatattttttaattataaaattatctaaaaaaaataaaaactatttacaataaaattgtaaaaattatttatgtttaattttataattataacaatatgcaataattacaattacaatatgtgttttcacttgtatatattacatttatatcTTTAATCTAACATGTAAATTTCGCtatttacttaaaattttaaactgattaataaaataatagtaaaatttaagaCAGATAAATTTAGGCTTCCAAATATTAAACACAAAATCTCAGTCAATAAATATCAAAGGATTGggtgaataaaatataaaataataataataatctagtATGATTTTGGCTCCATCCAGATAGGTACCCATCTATCAAAAAATCGTATCACTCAGAGGAactcaaaagaaaatttgaatagAATTGGATTTATATTCGAATTCTTTAGAATCTATCCATTTAAAACTAGATAGTTTTTGTTTGTGCATCCATTTTCGCTTCATGTTTCCTGAGCAGGACATTATGTGGTGCTACGTAACctaaaacaaacatgcatgctCATCAGAATTTGCAACGATACTTTGACAcgtaaaacatttttattcattctacataaaaaaaagttcaaaataacCATCACAACATTTTAAAGCCTATAGTTGAGGCATAATTTGTGGGGACAGGAATAGCTTATCCACAACCACTTAGTATTTTCCGAAACACTACTTGCGCAATCAAATGAGTCCAAGCATTGTGTTAAAGTGTAATTGATGTGAAGGTAACTAAAACTAACTCTGCATGATAGACAGAGGCACATTCGTGGGGACAGGAATAGCTTATGGAATTGCATCAAACTTGATTCGGAGACAGTTGTTTTTTGAGACTCTTACCAAACCTAATGAGTCCAAGAAGTGTGGCAAAAGGTCATATCAGCATAACTTTGCATAAACGAGAAAAGAATTGGATTCTTTTTGCTCGCATCTATATATTTGGCTTAGGTCGTAGCTAACATCAAGGCAATTCAACAAGAAAATAAGTTAAGAGAAGTGAGTTGCAAGGAGAAGATCAGAATGGGAGATTTGATGCAGAGAATCATGGAAATGATCAAGGCTGAGGAAGCAGCGAAAGGGTACAACAATGGTTCTTCAAACTCATTCAACAACCATGGCAGCGGTCCCCAGCATTTCGGCGGCGCAACCATCAACAGTGGCCAATATGCAGGTAACCGTAGCAGGTTTAAACACTCAGAGCACTACGATGAACAGGTTCTGAATAACACTGGTACTTTCAATGGTAATGGCAACGGAGGGAGTATCCAGGGTGGCTTTAAAGCCGAAACAAGGAACTTCTACCGTCGACCTTATGATAATTAATTGTGTGTAGTTTATATATACAAAACGGGCATCACTGTGTGGTGTTATGTTGTATTATATAGCCATAAATAATGTTGAGCACAGCTCTAGTGTTATGTTATGTAATGAATAATGGTTTTGGGGTTTTATCTTAACCTCAATATGCTTCtcatcctcttcttcttctttacaTACTCAGCTCGTCActctttttgaaaagaaaaagaaaaagtcctccataataaaaataataaatatttaatt
This portion of the Vigna unguiculata cultivar IT97K-499-35 chromosome 6, ASM411807v1, whole genome shotgun sequence genome encodes:
- the LOC114189044 gene encoding homeobox protein 2-like — translated: MGDLMQRIMEMIKAEEAAKGYNNGSSNSFNNHGSGPQHFGGATINSGQYAGNRSRFKHSEHYDEQVLNNTGTFNGNGNGGSIQGGFKAETRNFYRRPYDN